The Chlorocebus sabaeus isolate Y175 chromosome 9, mChlSab1.0.hap1, whole genome shotgun sequence genome includes a window with the following:
- the CDNF gene encoding cerebral dopamine neurotrophic factor has protein sequence MWCASPVAVVAFCAGLWVSHPVLAQGQEAGGRPGADCEVCKEFLNRFYKSLIDRGVNFSLDTIEKELISFCLDTKGKENRLCYYLGATKDAATKILSEVTRPMSVHMPAMKICEKLKKLDSQICELKYEKTLDLASVDLRKMRVAELKQILHSWGEECRACAEKTDYVNLIQELAPKYAATHPKTEL, from the exons ATGTGGTGCGCGAGCCCAGTTGCCGTGGTGGCCTTTTGCGCCGGGCTTTGGGTCTCTCACCCAGTCCTGGCGCAGGGCCAGGAGGCTGGGGGGCGACCGGGGGCAGACTGTGAAG TATGTAAAGAATTCTTGAACCGATTCTACAAGTCATTGATAGACAGAGGAGTTAACTTTTCACTGGACACAATAGAGAAAGAATTGATCAGCTTTTGCTTGGataccaaaggaaaagaaaaccgcCTG TGCTATTATCTAGGAGCCACAAAAGACGCAGCCACGAAGATCCTAAGTGAAGTCACACGCCCAATGAGTGTGCATATGCCTGCAATGAAGATTTGTGAGAAGCTGAAGAAATTGGATAGCCAGATCTGTGAGCTGAAATATG AAAAAACACTGGACTTGGCATCAGTTGACCTGCGGAAGATGAGAGTGGCAGAGCTGAAGCAGATCCTGCATAGCTGGGGGGAGGAGTGCAGGGCCTGTGCGGAAAAAACTGACTATGTGAATCTGATCCAAGAACTGGCCCCCAAGTATGCAGCGACACACCCCaaaacagaactctga